The stretch of DNA aaatgttttgttcccttacttagatgattcatcatctaacttgagttttgcccctagaatattcaaacgttcaagatgaagattgtagtagatacgaggatgaatgagacatgaaatgacacttaacaaagtgcatgatgagttgaatgtatgttatgtagcccatatatttaagttctgctactttaaattctgaacgttttgagaaataatgatatataacctTAATTATAGTTAATGGGgatataagaattgatttatgattaatgttaagatattatgttcgattctaacttctgcatttgatgtttatgataattctcttttgagataaatgtatggagatTTTGGAATTGATATGAGAAGTGATATGATTTAACactagtttttaagaaaaacaaatttattatcacAGAATTATTCTAAGTTATAGCACGCTTAGAAAATAGGGCGTTACATAGCGACTGTGGGTCCTATTTTTTCCACTTAAGTTgttattctattatatatatatatattatttcttcatcttctgcAAATTCTCTATCAAAGAAACATAAATGTTATCCAAAAATATCAGTTTTAGATATTAGTTCGAAAATATCGGTTATTGATAGATATTGGTTCAAATTAgatattagttcaaatatattgCTTGTTGATAGATATCAGTTCAAAGATATTGGTGCAAACatatcaatttaaaaatatcagttgattaaatatatattaataataacaaaaattacaaagaaacataaaaatgatttatgttACAAAGTAGATGAAACATACAAAATAGCATTAATTTTCTGTAActtgttctttatttttatggaaCACTCCactttaagtgttatgtatgaATTAAAGATATTAACAACAACGAGCATCCCTACCTATGTAAAAGTTCACATTTTGGACCAAAGATCCAACGATAGTGGAAGCTGTTTGGGTCTCGTAGGTTTCCGTGTCTTTGGGAGAAGTTGACTCTGATGACGTCTTCCATCGTATGCGGTGATGAATGATGGTGGTATGAAAGAATGATAATTGAAAAGCGCTTGATCCTTCACGTGTTAGAAAATTTATAACATACTACATATAGGTGTtagcgaggaagaagaaacaccattgaaaaaaaaaaaaacaaggagaGAACAAATTGAGAAGCGAGGGTATTTTTGTTTAATACACAAttaaaaatcctaattctacaaAAGATTTGTAAAGTGTCCTATTTTTCAAGAGTTTAGTACCgaaagtcctatttttgcaaatttcccttGTATCTCAGCAACAAGAATAGATTCGTTGCTTCATTTGATAATTAACACTATCCGGGGCACAGGTGATGCCACTCCACTGTATGGTCCCAATCTAAATTCTCCCATGCAAGCTTTTTCCAGTCCTTACTTCATTCGTTACTTGAAACAACTCCACTTGCATCTCATTCCTTCTTGCATATATTTTATTGTGCGTGTGAGCTCATTTCAGAACTAGTTGAAGATGGGGAAAGAACAAGTGAGCGGTGATGGAGGACGGAGCTTCAACCAGCGCGGGACGGACTACGTCCACCCAAAACCCGCGCCGCTGCTGGACTGGGCGGAGCTGAATCTGTGGTCTTTCTACAGAGCCGTGATTGCGGAGTTTGTCGCCACCCTTCTCTTCCTCTACGTCACCTTGGCCACCGTCATCGGCCAAAAGCAGCAGACTGGGCCCTTGGACGGCGTCGGCACCCTAGGCATCGCTTGGGCCTTTGGCGGCACAATATTCGTCCTCGTCTACTGCACCGCCGGCGTCTCTGGTGAGTTATACCGCCGGTGGGGAGCCcttaatttgaatatatataccAAATATCAATCTTTGCATTTTACTGAGGTTAAAGCTTTGATTACGTCTTGCATCAGACACATTATTCATTTTGATGATTAGAGATATATGGGTTTGGCCTGTACTATTTTATTGTGAAAGAATGATCCCTATATCCCTATGGTTCTCAAAAACCCTCCCGCCAAAAAGAGGTGAGATGTTCTAGCTAGTACTCTCTCAACACAGTTTTATTCAATGATGAACTAGCTAGTTGTGCAGTAAGAGGCTCGGCATGAGAATTCTCGTGGGCCGCGgttattttttatgtcaaacTATGATTGATAAAAGAGTCCCCAAACAAATTCTTTTTATACCGCAATGACATAGATTTATTTGATTGGGTGGGTGGGAGAGTACTGTCGCAGGGGGGCACATAAACCCGGCGGTAACCTTCGGGATGCTGGTGGCGAGAAGAGTGAGCTTGGTGCGAGCGGTGGCGTACATGGTGGCGCAATGCCTGGGGGCCACTTGCGGAGCGCAGTTGGTGAAGGATTTCACGAAGCATTTGCACACCATGCTCGGCGGCGGCGCCAACTTTGTTGCACGGGGCTACTCCAAGGGCTCCGCCCTGGGAGCCGAGATAATGGGCACCTTCCTGCTTGTTTACACCGTCTTCTCCGCCGCCGATCCCCAGCGACA from Diospyros lotus cultivar Yz01 chromosome 6, ASM1463336v1, whole genome shotgun sequence encodes:
- the LOC127804850 gene encoding aquaporin PIP2-7-like, whose product is MGKEQVSGDGGRSFNQRGTDYVHPKPAPLLDWAELNLWSFYRAVIAEFVATLLFLYVTLATVIGQKQQTGPLDGVGTLGIAWAFGGTIFVLVYCTAGVSGGHINPAVTFGMLVARRVSLVRAVAYMVAQCLGATCGAQLVKDFTKHLHTMLGGGANFVARGYSKGSALGAEIMGTFLLVYTVFSAADPQRQARDRHITALAPLSIGFAVFMAHLATIPITGTGINPARSFGAAVIYDSWDDQWIFWVGPFLGAFAAASYHWFVLRAVPGEYDPAVIPPTP